AACACATCGCAATCCGTTCGCCGAATCGCCGAAAAATGGGGATTCTCGGACTCTTCCTATTTTCACCGACTCTTTCGCAAGCGCTACGGAATGACCCCTAGAGAAGCGATGGAACTCTCTCACAAATACGACAGCCCGCGAGGCTATGATTCAATCTCCCAACCACCGGAGATCGGAACGCTCCATCAGTGGATTGGTTGCTGAGAAGCGACTGAATCTCTAGGGGGACATTTTCCTTACTGTGAAAATATCCATTGGAGGGACATCGGCCTCGATGTCCGGGGCCTCGCAGTGAAGAGAACGTTTAACTTCCAACGCTGAACATCGAAGTAAGAGGGTCTGTTAACGTTGGACGTTTAGCGTTGAAAGTTTAACGTTCGCTATCTCCCTCGCTTGCTATCGGCCTCGATGTCCGGGAGCCGGCTGGATGGAACAGAAATCGAGGACGATGTCCCTCCATAAGGTAATGACACCGACGCCTCAGGCGAGGCGTCCAAAGATCGCGTTCCGCTCTACAATCCCGCCTCGCTCGCGGTATCCGGTACCGCTAACGATTCCAATCCTGTGGCCCGCCCCCTTTGGTCAAAATCCACAATCACGCCACGCATCCAAACGTCTTCCTGAGCCACGGTGAACTTTCTGGGCATTCCATCTAGGAAACGCTGAAGCACCGGTTCCACATCACGCCCCAGGACACTCTGGTAGGGACCGGTCATTCCCACATCTGTAATGTAGGCTGTGCCACGCGGAAGGACCCTGCCGTCTGCAGTAGGCGTGTGAGTATGGGTCCCAACGACAACAGTTGCTTCGCCATCCAACATCCAACCCATCGCAATTTTCTCCGAAGTCGTTTCCGCATGAATCTCCACCAACAGGGCGTCCACTTGCGGCCTCAGTTCTGCGACCATCCTTTCCGCCGTCCGAAACGGGCAGGCCCCTTTTACCTTCATGAACTCCCGGCCAAGAACGGTAAAAACCCCCAACCGGTAACCCGTTCCCTCGATGATGAGATGGGTTCGACCTGGGCAGCTTTCATCCAAATTCGCAGGACGACAGACCTTTTCGAGACTACCGATCTCTTCCGCAAAGCCTCTTTGATCCCACAAATGATCGCCCAAAGTAATCGCATCCACCCCTGCATCCAAAATCTCCCTCGCCAAACGCGAGGTCAGTCCAGCCCCGGCCGCAGCGTTTTCACCGTTGGCAATAACACGGTCGATCTGACGGGTCTGGCGGACTTCCTTTAGTCGCTGCTGCAAAATCTCCCGGCCCGGACGGCCGACGATATCACCCAGAAAAAGTATGCGAGGCATCGCCTGATTGACACACCACACCTGGGAAAAGGAAAGGATGAAATGCTTGCCTATCCACGCCTTCTTGCCTTTGGTGGTGGGTTTCGATCAAAGCCATGTCTACCAAAACCGCCAAACAGTCGCCGGAAACAATTCTTCAGTTCCAGCCTCAGTATGAGGAAGGACCCGAAATGAAGGGTGCGGACGTGATGGTCGCCGCCCTCGAACGCGAAGGTGTGGACACGGTTTACGCCTACCCAGGCGGAGCTTCGATGGAGCTCCACCAAGCCTTGGTCAAATCCAAGAAGATCCGCACGATCCTCCCGCGCCACGAGCAAGGCGGGGGCTTTATGGCCCATGGCCATGCGAGGGCAACGGGTAAAGCTGCCGTCTGTATGGCCACCAGCGGACCGGGTGCGACCAATTTGATCACCTGTATTGCTGACGCGTATATGGATAGCACTCCGCTGATAGCCATTACTGGCCAGGTCTACCAGAGCCTCATCGGGAAGAGCGCTTTTCAAGAGACCGACGTTCTCGGGATCTCCATGCCGATCGTTAAACACAGCTACATGGTTTTGACGAAAGAGGACCTTCCGACGGTCATCAAAGAAGCCTTCCACATTGCGCAAAGCGGACGCCCTGGGCCGGTTCTTATCGATATTCCAAAGGACGTTCAGCAGGCCGTATTCAAGCCACGCTTTCCAAAGGAACTCCACTTGCCCGGCTACCCGAAGCCCCCTCATGCCTCTGACAATGAGCTCCTGGAAATTCTCGGCCTGATCCAAGAGGCCAAAAAACCGGTCCTTTACGCAGGTGGTGGAATCATCAGCAGCCATGCGACGAAGGCACTGCGCGAATTTGCGGACAAGACGGGCATTCCCGTTGCCTCGACCTTGATGGGGATCGGCTGCATGGATCCGGACCACCCTCTCTCCCTCTACTGGTTTGGAATGCACGGAACTGTTGCTGGAAACTGGGCAGTCTGTGAGAGTGATCTGCTCATTTGCGTTGGAGCCCGCTTTGACGACCGCATCACCGGGGCCGTCGATAAGTTTGCACCCGATGCCAAAATCGTTCACTTCGACCTCGACCGCTCCGAGCATCACAAGAATAAGAAGGCCCACTACCCTATCTTTGGGGAAGTCAAGGACGCCCTCGAGCGACTCAACAAACTCGTCGACTCAACGGACTTTGCCAAACCTGACCTGAGCGACTGGCTCGCTACTCTTGATGGTTGGAAGAAGGAGCATCCGTTTACGTATCAGGAAAGTCCCCACATTCTTCCCCAGGAAGCGATCGAGGTTCTCTACGAAGAGACCAATGGCGAAGCGATCATAACAACAGGGGTAGGTCAGCACCAAATGTGGGCCGCCCAATACTACCGCTTCAAAGATCCCCGCACATACATTAGTTCACTGGGCCTTGGAACTATGGGCTTCGGCTACCCGGCCGCAGTAGGGGCCAAGGTCGCCTTCCCGGACAAAGAGGTCATCGACATTGATGGAGACGGATCGTT
This portion of the Verrucomicrobiota bacterium genome encodes:
- the ilvB gene encoding biosynthetic-type acetolactate synthase large subunit — protein: MKGADVMVAALEREGVDTVYAYPGGASMELHQALVKSKKIRTILPRHEQGGGFMAHGHARATGKAAVCMATSGPGATNLITCIADAYMDSTPLIAITGQVYQSLIGKSAFQETDVLGISMPIVKHSYMVLTKEDLPTVIKEAFHIAQSGRPGPVLIDIPKDVQQAVFKPRFPKELHLPGYPKPPHASDNELLEILGLIQEAKKPVLYAGGGIISSHATKALREFADKTGIPVASTLMGIGCMDPDHPLSLYWFGMHGTVAGNWAVCESDLLICVGARFDDRITGAVDKFAPDAKIVHFDLDRSEHHKNKKAHYPIFGEVKDALERLNKLVDSTDFAKPDLSDWLATLDGWKKEHPFTYQESPHILPQEAIEVLYEETNGEAIITTGVGQHQMWAAQYYRFKDPRTYISSLGLGTMGFGYPAAVGAKVAFPDKEVIDIDGDGSFLMNVQELATAKIEKINAKCLLLNNQHLGMVVQWEDRFYEGCRGQTILGDPDNIGSPENIDGLYPDFVSIANGFGVKARRVIRKEELREAIQEMLAHDGPYLLDVVVPYTEHVLPMIPQGKSAKEILTE
- a CDS encoding TIGR00282 family metallophosphoesterase produces the protein MPRILFLGDIVGRPGREILQQRLKEVRQTRQIDRVIANGENAAAGAGLTSRLAREILDAGVDAITLGDHLWDQRGFAEEIGSLEKVCRPANLDESCPGRTHLIIEGTGYRLGVFTVLGREFMKVKGACPFRTAERMVAELRPQVDALLVEIHAETTSEKIAMGWMLDGEATVVVGTHTHTPTADGRVLPRGTAYITDVGMTGPYQSVLGRDVEPVLQRFLDGMPRKFTVAQEDVWMRGVIVDFDQRGRATGLESLAVPDTASEAGL